GACAAAGACCATTCGGAGGCTATGAAGAGTATAGTAGTAGTTGAGGCAATGGACTTAATGAGGGATGATATAGATGCTAACTTTAGACTATATATCGGAGGGTATAAGAATACTTATTCGATGCAAATGATGATAATTACGTCAATTAAAGCTTACTTCAAAGAATTAACAAGATTAGAGGTGCTAGATCCTGAGTTCGACAATACTATAGACCAGGATATAGAGGCTATGCGTATATACTGGGAAGGTAAAGGTCAGGACACTAGTTCATTAAGTGAATCAGACATAAGACACAAAACTTGTGGGAAAAATGTATATTTCGTTTCAAGTGTTAAAATATTAGAGGTAATAGAAAACTTTGATTTAAGAGTTTTCTTAACAGTTTAAGGAGGTAGAATATGGCAGCAAGCAAAGGTGATAAGTCAGTAATATCAGCAAAATTTGGAGAAATTATAGTTGATGGAGAAGTTATCCAAGAAGTAAGTAAGTCAGAAATAAAAGTCACTATGGAATATTTCGATGTAGAAAGGGCTAATGATTTAGTTAAATATAAGAAATTTGCAGGGTATGAGATTTCAGGAACGATGACTATAAACAAGGTGAATTCTAAATTTGGGAAATTAATTGAACAAATTATCAAAGATAGATACTGTCCTGAAATAAACATGCAGTCAACGTTGAAAGATAAAGCATTTAATGGTTCAGAAGCTATTGCATATTACGGAGTAACGTTCGAGGAAGTTACATTACAAAAGATAGATAATGAAAAATTCGAAATTGAATTACCGTTTAAAGCAAGAGAATTTGAATATTTAGAACATATGGAATAGGAGAGATAATATGGAAGATAAATTAGGATTATTAATTGATAAATTGGAAAACAAAGGAAATAATCATGTATATTATGATGAATATTTAGATATGGAATTAGAAATTAAGAAATTTTCACTTAGAAGATTTAGTAAAATGCAAGAAGGTGCGGATAAAAATACCGACAAAGCGTTAGAAACAATGTACAAGATAATATATGAACACGTTCCATTATTCCAAAGCGACGAGTTATTTGAAAAAAGCGGAGTGCAAAAAAGAGAAAACGTTATTGCTAAAATATATGATGAAAAATTAAAACCTATAGAAAAAATATTTAATTTTATAAACGTTGAGGTATATCAATTAGATGTTGATGTAGAAAAAAAGTCATAGAAGAGTTTGAAAAAGGATTCAATAATTTTAAAAAAGACAACTATTGTAATCTTGTTTCGTATTATTTGAATAGAGGACACACTTTGTCCTCTATTCTTACATTATCAGAAGATGAAATGATCATTTACACTTATTCTATGATGTTAGAAATAGAAAATGAAAATATTAGGAATGGAGGTTAAAAGATGGCTATTAAAATTGGTGCTATTTTTGAATTAAAGGATCAATTTTCAAAAAGAATGAAAACAATAGAAAAAATAACAGGAAAATCTTTTAAAAATATTTCTAAAAATTTTAAAAAATTAAAAAATAGAGCGAAGAAAACATTTAAATTAATTGGAGGATATATAGTAAAAGGGGTTATCGTTTCTGTGGCTGCGTTAGGGAAATATATGAAAGACTCATTAAAATCATATGAAGTACAAAATAGAGCTACGTTGACGTTAACTAATTCTTTAAAGAAACAACAAGGTATGACAAACCAGATGATTAAAAGTACACTTGATTATGCAGGAGTGGTTCAGTCACAAGGAGTAATAGGTGACGAAGTTCTTCAAATGGGGATGAATGAATTGGCTCTATATGGATTAAAAGGTGAGCAAATAAAAAAATTAACAAGTGGCTTAGGTGATATGCTAGTTAAAGAGAAAGGATTAAATGCTACCGTAGAAGATTCTATGATGGCAGGTAAGGCGATTGTTAAAGCTCTTTCAGGAAAGGTTAAAGGTCTTCAAAGTTATGGAATAACTCTGGACGAGACAGAACAAAAAACGTTTAAATTGTTAAATACGGAAAAGAAAATCGAATTCTTAAACAATAAGATTAAGACTTCCATAGGAGACTTAAATAAAAAAATAAGAGAAACACCGGAGGGGGTAACGAAAGCATTAGCTAATGAGTTTGGAGATGTACAAGAAGTCATAGGAGAAAGTTTACAGCCTGTTGTTACAAATATAATGAAAGAACTACTTAAAAATATCCCGACTATAAAGAAATATTTAATGGACCTTATAAAAAAAATTAAAGAAATAGAACCTGTAATAACAAGTTCAATAAATGTTGCGATATCGTTTACAATAAAATTAATAGATTCTTTAATTGTACTTATTAAATGGTTGTCAGATAATTGGAGTTGGATAAAAAAATTAGCGGTGACACTTTCGGGACTCATTGTAATTTTAAAAATTTATAACAAAACAAAGCAGATGATTATTTTTTCTCAACAAGTTTTAAATAACGCTAAAGCACTTGGAATCATAGCCGAAAATACTACTTATGCTAGTATTTTAAAATCTATAGGAGCCTTTTTATGGCAAAAAACAGTAATGATAGGTAGTACGTTAATTACCTGGGGAATGACTGCAGCCACTTGGGCTTTAAATACAGCGTTAGCGATATTAACATCGCCAATTGCGTTAGTCATTGGAGCAGTCGTAGG
This is a stretch of genomic DNA from Streptobacillus canis. It encodes these proteins:
- a CDS encoding phage tail tape measure protein, yielding MAIKIGAIFELKDQFSKRMKTIEKITGKSFKNISKNFKKLKNRAKKTFKLIGGYIVKGVIVSVAALGKYMKDSLKSYEVQNRATLTLTNSLKKQQGMTNQMIKSTLDYAGVVQSQGVIGDEVLQMGMNELALYGLKGEQIKKLTSGLGDMLVKEKGLNATVEDSMMAGKAIVKALSGKVKGLQSYGITLDETEQKTFKLLNTEKKIEFLNNKIKTSIGDLNKKIRETPEGVTKALANEFGDVQEVIGESLQPVVTNIMKELLKNIPTIKKYLMDLIKKIKEIEPVITSSINVAISFTIKLIDSLIVLIKWLSDNWSWIKKLAVTLSGLIVILKIYNKTKQMIIFSQQVLNNAKALGIIAENTTYASILKSIGAFLWQKTVMIGSTLITWGMTAATWALNTALAILTSPIALVIGAVVGLATGTYYLYKNFDWVKSKIGELWTAFKNSGPIQTLIGWFKSLLSYIQPVLDIIIKLKDGITGLITGGIDKIKGLFGFGKGVEIPKNAMGTPYFQGGPTMVNERGGELINLPNGSQIIPHDLSKKIVNNKTSNANITININGSDKSSKEIAYEVAAIFNRQLGLQGGNVLG
- a CDS encoding phage tail tube protein, yielding MAASKGDKSVISAKFGEIIVDGEVIQEVSKSEIKVTMEYFDVERANDLVKYKKFAGYEISGTMTINKVNSKFGKLIEQIIKDRYCPEINMQSTLKDKAFNGSEAIAYYGVTFEEVTLQKIDNEKFEIELPFKAREFEYLEHME